TCATTCACAACTCAGACTAGTCCAGTTCTTGAGTTAAACTCTTTGACTCAATGATCAAGTCACAGCAATTCTCAAGTTAACAGCTCACAGGAGGGGAAGATTATCAGTTAATAATGACTTACATTTCTGTCTGTTTCTCATATGAAGCTATCCTATGACTTGGAATATGGTGCACTAGTTATACAGACTCGTATAATGACATTTTCTTCTCCCTTTAGATGCTTGACAAATGTGGTCACTATAAACTGGTTtgcctaaaataataaaattaattaaatcttcATATTTGTGTGAACAGTTCCTGTAGATGAAACATGTTATTCCTCAATTTATTAACCTATAAATACATATACTATAAATAACTGTGTCCCAGATACTGgaagtttctaaaaaaaaatcatttatggtTGGCTTTCCAGCTGAATTGTCATGACTGAAAGGAGATGAAGAAGGAGGGGGAATCTTCCCTTTTGATCTTCATGGAGGGGTGCAGGGTGCTCTGTGTGGCTGGCAAACACATTTAGCCTGTAATTGTTCAGATCATTCAGTCAGCCTTAGAAATGCATGGGCAAACAAAGGATTACAGCTCCAATTGGAAAAGTCAACAGTTCCTCCATATGTCCCATACACAAACAGTCAAACTGGCATGTCCCATCTTCTCTTTGAACAATGTTTGCATGTTAATTATAACTTAGTAATTGGCTGCTGGCTTGTGCACTTGTGCACTTGTGCACTGGCTTGAATACTGCCAGGATAGTATTGCTATTTTTGTGACATGAACATAAATTTCTATCTCATGCACTGTTGCTTTTATGAAACCATACTGACATGCTCCTCTCTTTTCTGTGCATCAGTGTGTAAATGATTCATcagatttattataaaaagttCAGACTTTAACTATAGGCTTTTAATGGCTTGCTCATTGCGAACATTACAGGTGTTATGTGGGTGCTAGAAAGAGCACTCAAAGTGGACTTGCATCATTTCAACCCATGTTTCCTCCATTGAGCTCCAATTTGCAGGAAGGGTTTTATGACCAGGGTTAGGCAGAATGTGAAGTAAAAGCAGCTTAGAGGTCTGGGTCATCCCATTCTCTCACCCCTGCCATTCTGCCAGTTCAGCAGGGGGGCTTGTACAAGTCTAAATTGCTCCCTTAGCAAATTAAGAAGGTAGCCCTGTTTGTTTATCAGGGGTTAAGGATGACGGTTGCAGCTCAATAAAATGGATGAAAGCAGTTTTGCGTCCCCTCTTTCTCAGTGGAATTGCTCTTCATTTGCATGGCATCACAAGCTGCACAGAAGGTGCGATTTTTCCCACAACCTGCTGGATCCCCTGGGTTTCTTACAACTTTATGGTCATGGAGACAAATTTCAGGGGAAACTGAGAACTGATAATGCAGAATAACTGTGGCAAATTACCAAGGACTGTTAATCAATAGCAGACATCATCAATGTGAAAACACAGGGAGTCAATTGGTTCCGGAGGTTCTTTtactaaaatctaaaaaaaaagctttatttgtGACATCAAAGGTGTGTAGGTCTGTAGGACATTAAACATGtatctttttgtttatttaacattaagATTTTGGGTTTAAATCTAATCAAATGTGTATTTTAGATCAAGGTACTGGTCAACATTTagtttttcatcatttttaatcacattttccCCTACTTTGCTTTAAAAGGTCATAACAAATGaattttaaattatgtaaatattacaaaaatagctTAAAATTGTTATAGAAGAATTATAGCATGTAACAGCTGCTTGAAACATTTGCATACATCgagaaaaaaaatggtgtagaaaccATTTTTGCTTAGAAACtgctaaatttcacaaacaattacaaagaaatggcaagtaacacattgaattaaacatggcaTTTTGAAGTACAAAAAATGATATGTATATCAACcaataatgaaatatacagtgTATGCATATGGGTGAATGATTGCGtgatttgttgatgttttttaaatcccttttcaaaaatgaaaaatctatttctttaaattaagaTTTAATCTGTAATCTTCAGTCCGCTCTTCATTGTTTCTTATCTTTAGATTCTAAATGCATACAAATGGTCTCCTAAGTggtttatttcaaaatgtcagGAAGCTTTTTTTCCTTAATTGATTACCATCCATTGAACTGGATTACACTGTTGGTCCATCACAGTTGAATGGCACTAAACCAGCATACTTTAAAGTCAAAGAAACCTTCTGAAGCTCTGGCCTTTCTAGGAGTTTGACCTCTGCATCCTGGCTTAGCAACTAGCATAACATGAGGCAGAACACATGGCGTTATTGCACCAAAAACAATGCCAGCCTTTGCTAATGTACCTGCTTTACACATTTTTCAATGATGCGTGAGATGTGTCAAGCCAACGCTAATTAGAGGATCATTTTTGGCTGAATGGGTTAGAATTTTAAGatgcaattaatttgattaaaagggATTGGAAAATGTCTATTTTTTCTCCCCTCTGATCGTAATTTACATAGGATTATAACTGCAGTAATGCGTATCTCAGGCAGAAAGGAGTCATTAATAATCATCCTCATCACAGACAAGAACGTGATAGTGATCTCACTCCACAAATCCCCACTTCTCGGTTTCTCACTACACACTGCCTTCTGATCTTGGCTTTCGCTCCTTGGGACCCTGTCTGCAAACACACAGCACCCCTGCTCGGACAAAACAGATACCCCTCCAATCAGATTAAGCTACAGGGAGTTAAAGGTCTGAGATTAAACAAAAACACCTGAGCAAGGGTGAGGAGACAGGGCCATGGAGCTCTAGTGTGTCCGGTTCAACCAGAGGAGAGACCAAACAGTGTAGCCCCCCTGGAGAGACAGTCCTACTGAGCTGTTGACCTGAGCTGTGCCATTCCAAACATTCTGGGGGGAGAGACCCAGTATCTCCATCTCACTCTGTACTGGTCTCTAACCAGAAGGGTTATGCAAACAATGGTGGTATTTATTATGATGCTATTGCATAATGACAAGTTGTTTCATACAAAGACCAAACTGGCCTTATTTTCTATGGACGAGTCCATTGAAACATCTAAAATACTTCTGGAAAAGACCTTTTGGcaattttaaactatatatagaTGCCTTTTATACAcatatttcatgtgtttttttaaaggtatagtacacccaaaaataaaatgatgCTATTATTTACTCGCCATCATGTAATTTCAGTCCTGAAATTActgtatttcttctgtggaaaacaaaaaagattttatttttatttttttatatcttttatgttccacagaacaaattattattattattattattctttttggaAAATTGCATATTAGAACAGAACATATTAGACAAAAGACGTCAGTATCCTAAGGTAAATTTATTAcaggtttttaaataaatatttccatcattaaaataattttacacatcctcaaataaaaatatatttatatttgtataaaaaacagacaaacaaaatgcAACAAAGAACAGAACCTTTTCCTACAGTCCATACAATACATTTATACAccacggaatttacagtttaaaccACAGTAGGAAACCTGCGATAATCAAAATGTAGCTGccacatttaaatatgtatttaaagctCAGTTTGCTTTAACCGTGTTTATCTCCAGAGAGTTCCAGAATCAAGAACCAGAGAGGTTACTGAGAGATGAGCTGGGTGTCTTATCGCTGGGTGGTCGAGAGGTGCCCCGGCTGCCTGTGTAACCGAATACAGCCTTGTGTTGTCAGTGCATTCTCTCAGGCCCTTCAAGTCCCCTTGAGCAGCAATACGAAGAGTTATAAATGActctaaaaccatcaaaatcaaataaaaccatAGCAGAACAAGAGAGGACAGAAGGATGAAGTCCACGCACTACTAAAATGTCAGCACTTACACGTCCCGTGCTTCGCTTTTCTATACTCTTACACAAGTCAGTACTAAAAGTCAGGGGTACAAAAAtagatctctctttttttttctcgagatgtttttttctctcttttttttgttatttctgaAAATTCATAGAAATCTAAAGGTTAGGTATATTGTTGCTCAGTACAAAAAAATGTTCGCAGGAGTCCACGAGAGGAGTCTGTTCACTGTTTGAGAaagtctctcgctctctgtccTCTCCTTTTCTACGGCTTCACTCCTCAACGCTCTCCTGAGGAGCGGGTGCGTTTAGTCCGTCTGTTGAAAGGGTAGTTGATGAAATCAAAGGGTCTGTGCTCTGCGATTTGGTGTCCTTTGGGCAGCCTCTTCATGAAGTGGACTTCCCGCTGATGTTGCCTGGTTTTGGAGCCCTTGCGGGGTCTGCCTTTGCGTGTGAAGGCCATGTACCAGCCTTCATACTTCACATTCTGTAGAGCAGTGTAATTGTTCTCCAAGACTATCTCTGAGAAAATGCAGTCTTTCCCCTGACCGTTTCTCTGTGAGGACAAGATAAAGACAAAATTTTAGATTAAGTTAGAAATATGAAGCTTATCTAAAAGTATTTCGGAAAAGGTTTGCTCCAGTTTACATAGGGCTTCCCCACACGCACACAGTATATGCTTAAGTCATTATGATCCAAGATCAAGAGAAAGAAATGACAGCAGAAGCCAATGACTTTCCCCTTTCAGTAAACACCAGTGGGgattttttccttaaaaaactTTTGTTCATTATGAAGACAGTAAACTTACTGATCTGAGTTCAGAATCTATTACtgtaatatttacatttcttCAAGGCATTGAACAACAGAAACGCTATATGTATAAGCTATATAGTCTAGTTTTTTCTCTTATAGATGCACTGCATCATTTTACGTTCATAACAACAGGACCTTAAAACATTATCCGGCCAGTAAATGCAAATGGGGTAAGGAGCCAAACCTTTCCCCAGCCTCTTAACAAAATGGCCTGTTTAAATTCTCAAATCCAAAATGCTTGCATATTAACCAATAAAAAGCTACAACAGAAAAAACCCTCTCTCATGCAGGCTGTCGTTGGGCGGCCAATATGTCAGATAGCATAAGATCAGGGGTGCCAAGCAGATGGTCCACCTGGCAGGGTGCTGGGAGGTGGGGGCCGAACCTCCATCCCACTTTATTACCATTCACAGCAAGGAGAAGGCACAAATCCACATTGGAACAAGAGTAGCCAGCTAAAAAAAGGAAGATAGATCCCATTCTTCACACTCGATTTTACCTACTGCAACCAGAAATTCTCTGGTGCCCactaacagaaaagaaaaaaaactcttgtTTGATTTTTTGAACAATCTccttaataatcataaaataaggGAAGTCCACAAGCAATGCTGAAACTACTACATGACTATATGAGTGATGTTTCTGAATTTCTGATTTATCTGGTATATCGCTCACTTTCTCTTCTTATTCTCATTCATCAAAAACCTTTCAATCTGGACAGGAAAATGACGGAAACATATGCTGTGTTTGTATTACAGATTATGTAAACTGAGCACTATTATCAGTGATAGAATGATtatataatgacttttttttcaaaCCTTGCCAATCAGTTTCCCTCTCCTGTTCATGCAGATGTAGAATCCCGTTTCAGCTCCTTTAATTCGAACTCGACTCCCAAATGTATCCGTCTCCACTATGAGCTTGGCTGGAAAAAGAAAAGacgttttatattattattattattagatgttGTGTTTTGGAAAATCTAAATTACGATCAGTCAATCAATAGGAACATTTCACGagtaaacacacatgcacatatgcacacaGAGATATACCAGCATAAACAGGTGAAATCTAAAGGGACTACTTTTAGGATTTTTGTAAGCTTAAATTCCAGCAGAATGATAAAAACATGTGCACTTCAATTCTTCTGGAAGGAACCAAAGGCTCCCTGGCAGGACTCTCATCGTTTTAccttttatgtaagtacataaaCAATATGTGAATGGTCATATCATCCatgttcaaacaaacaaacaaacaaaaaacctctgaaatatttcagtaaaatgcaccatttaaaaaaataaataaataataataataataaatacaaataataatcaatttaaaacttgcttttttattaattatgaaatttattataagaaaaattattatatgAAAACATATTACAAGAAAATCAGGGCAGTGTTTGCAGGGAAGCTAACTTTCCATGATATATATTCTCCATGCCAAGATTTAGCACTTGCAGCCATTCTCTGATTGAGCCCCTGTACTCTGAGTGATCGTAAAGAGTTACAGTTCAAATGGAGGGGGTCAGATAACCTGCTGGTGAAGAGCCCAACCACAAGCCCAGAGCCAGGCACTGGCCCGAACTAACAGCCCTGCTGTCTCTACAACATGCTCAGGTGACATGGATGTCACCAAAACCATGCAGAGCTAGAGCCAGGCTTTCAAAAATACCACAACAAAGCTGGTAATTATTGGGTTTGAATGTGACAAAACCATGCAAGTAAGACATACAAATAATACAGATCTGATTTAGATAAAGTAACAAATATGCaagtgaaatgtttttattttgttcatgtttatgTATTTGACATTTTTTGTGAGGAGCTTATACAATATTTTAGCCAAACTTATGATTGTATAAATTATCATATTATACAAACAGGACACTTAATCACTGATGTATTATTTCAGAAAACATAAAACCAACCATAAAAACAACCATAAAACAGAAACCAAAGATACAAATGAATCATAAAACTGATCCTAGAAATACTTAAAGCAGTTAGATAGGGTATTTAGGTTCTATGAGATCTATCATTAGGACAGAATGACCATAAAGCAAACATTCGGGTTAGAATTCGGCTAGACATATTTTCATCCTGAGCTGGTCAGGAGAGGAGGGGAACGTTCTTCAGGAAATGTTCAGAAGGTTGAAGTAAGATGAGTTCTAATGGCTCTTCCAGACCTGCACGTCTCTCTAGAGACTCACCTTCAACAATCTAGAATCCATTTAACATTTTTTGCACTCTACTGCTTTTTTAACTTCACCAACTGACCAGATGCCCAACAATTCAACTGCAGTGTACCACAGAGATCCACAAAATAAGAGTAAACCTTTTTATTATCTAGTTTTTCAGAAAACAGGTGTAGTGGGGCTTTGGATACACTGTAATTTGTAAGAACCAACAATGAAAAAGCTTTTTGATCTCCGAAGAACCATATAGCCAAGACCCCAATGCGgctaaaaaagaacaacaaatgtTCTTCAAtgtatatttagcaaaatatttacatgcaaaatgaatttaaaataattcctCACAACGCCAAAGCATCACAAAATGTTTCatggtttgagtaaacagacTTTATGATTTGATGCGAGACAAATAAGGATGGTCTTACCATTAGAGTCACCATCCTCGGCCATGGCGTTGATTTTCTTGTTGGCCAGAACTTGCACGTGTTTGCCACTGGTTCGACTGTAAAGCTGGTAGGTCCGGATTAGTCTACGGCTGACCCGGTCCGTCACCTTACTTTGCTCACTCACATGCTGTGTAAAATTAGGCGGGGACTGAATGGTtacctgtcagaaattaaatccCATATAATCAATACCTGCACAAATTGCTTTATCATTCGTTCATAGTAGCTTATAAATTACACCGTGCTCCAATGTGATGATTTAAAATAGTCCTAATGCAATCGAAATGAGAAAAGGTATCCGTAACGTATTCACTTAAATTTTTCCATTTTGGATTTTAGAAAACAAAATGCGCTGTTAAGAAAAGTGTCGTTTGTGGCTTAAAATTAACTACATTTCAATCCAAACTGTCCTGTACGCCGAAGTTGAGCCCTTTATGTTATTATGGTCCCACGACATGTTTTATCATTGACTCAAGGCTGGCATACTTCACGCGCTCATGCCCACGCGCCTGTGCCAGTATGTTAGTGTTACCTGCCAGGTTACAGCGCCCACTGTGATACCAATCTGATAAGAACATCCTTTCCCATCGCTCTTTTACTGCCTTTTAATTTAACGGCTATACGTGCATTTCTATGCAAAACAACTGTATACTAATCTTAATTTAGGAGCGCGCGTTTACGCATTCTGTAGCTATAATAAAGTATCTAAGTATGGAATTAATATAGGCCTATTAGAGTAATTGTGTTTTTCTTTAACAATATATGTAGTTTATCTAACATTTTGTGTAggtaaattaaaataacagtaaataagCATATTAAAAGATGTTGCACATACCTGAGCATAGTAGCAAAACGCGAAGAGGTGAAGGAATCTGCAAGAGAGAATATCTCACATTAGACTTTGGAAAGCGAAGCTGTGAACGTGTGAAAACAAATAATGAAGGAAATATACTTACAGATAACTCAGTCGTGATGGAATGAGTCTCATGTTGCTGGAATGGAAGGGcctcacagaaaaaaaagtgtaatttgcagagattttaaaaacaaaaatcaggTTTTCCAGTTGAAACGTATAAAGTCCTGCGTTGTTATCCAAACTGTGACTCGCAACATATGATGAAAAGATCAACTGGCAAATTACTAGATCTGCTGATCAGAAGCAGAACAAAAATGTCCAGGACATTATTTTCAGACTGACACCAGTGACAAATATCAGCACTACCTGGATTTCCTTCATTAAAACGAGAACGTCAAATAAGTGCACTTAACGCATAAATCACAGCATGTAAACGATTTACTTTTCAAGTTTTAGCGAAAGAGCTTCTGATGCACCTAATCATACAGATCAAGTCCCGTGTTCCATGAAGATGATGAGCGCAGCAGAAATAGATCCTTTGGCGTTTGATTCAGTCTGACTCCTGCGTGAATGTCAGTCAGAAGAGGCAGAACAGTGCATCTGATGAGCTTTCTTCAAGAAGCAGTGCTGCTGAACTCTCTTATCCCCTCCTCTTCTCCTATTGCCAGTCAGTCTCCAATGTCAACCCCGCTCGCGCTGACACCCCTGGTTAAAATGGTAGGGTTGGTCCTGGAGGAACAAGCCCCCTTTTCAATAGAACAAAAGCAGGGGGGTCTCACCCAAACCCCCACCCCGagccattttttaaaaaaatatgcctTCACCTGAGTCCATAAACAATCGGAGGAGTTTAGGGGAGCGCGAATTCATATGCTCggttaataataaaatgtcaaattaattagAATCATTCATTTAGGAGTTTACTGgacaggaaataaaaataaaataaaacataataataaaaaataacaataataaaaatatatatgctcATCCAAACCTATAATAATCAAACATCAAGTGGGTAAAAATCAGTTTATTCTGatttcaaaactgaaaccaaggcTATTGTGCAACACAGCAGACTGCAGAACTGGTTTGCCGCTGACTTGTGTATTGCAGAAGGAAAGTGAGAGACATATTAAAAGGATTACAGACGAttagctttttttcttcttcttctcaaaACAAAAATCCCTATATCATCAGAAGGATAACACCTGTGTGAAATGGGATTTCTGGTCAAGCACTGCCAATGCTCTTTAAACTCCCATAAAAGTCTGTAAGAATCAGTCTTTAAATGACATAGCTCTGATATGCTATTTCATGTTACATTTAATAGTACTAAATTACGCATAATACTAAATTACAACTTTTatgaaatgcaatttaaatacatttaatgttaACTAGCCTAAATATAggcttcaaataataattaataaaaagtgagATGTGCGAAAATATTAGGCTACAAGTCGGCATTTagtcaagaaaagaaaaataaaaaaaaatctatttctaaTCTGGACTAATTAAACGTCAAAATAAATCAGCCCCACCCTCCATTATGTTACTTTTCAAAAACAGACATCAGAGTAAATTCGGATGGCCCACCATCACTCAAGGCAGGTCCCCCTTTTCGCAGgtttttaaatggttaaatacCTTATAGCCCACGCCCGTCAAATGAAATGTTGACGATGAAAAGGTCTATAACTACAAGTGAAACGTATTTGATtagcaattaattaaaataatcaccaACAGATGGGATGATATTATACCTAGATATAGAGAGTTCATAATTATTTTAGTGCGCGCTATCACTACAAACACATTCTCTTTATGTGAATACTAAATGGACAACGATAAACTCTATAAGCACTCATTTGAGGAACATGAGCTGTGGAATGTCCCATGCAACAATAGTTTGTTCCACAGGAGGGCGCCACTCAAAACTTGCATGTGTaaggtacaacacacacacacacacacacacacgcacatacatgtgtatatatatatatacacacaacgacactctttgtatttaatttgtaattaattcCAACAGTTCAGAGATTGATAGTGGATTTCTAAAACAATTGTAGCAGATAAATATGGGAATATTGTAGACCTAGGAAGGTTTGAGTTACAGATGTTGAAACAAAATATTACACCGCTCTCCCCTATTCTACATGACTAATGAGATTCAATAAGGGATTCtaatcatatttatataaattatattaatattaaacatacCTTTGAAAAAACAGACAAACTGAAAAATGTTGTtccataaaaatgcattttattgataagctctaatGTTTTATTAGTAAAAATATAGCCTTATGTCATACGTGTATGTACATTTTGTGATGAGCTGTTGATCTGTGCAGTAGAATTCAAATACCTGGTGATATCTCTGCTTTTGAAGGAAATACTTCCTCATGCTTTCTTCTGATACTGTTTGGGACATGACAAGTTTtagttctttcttttttgtacACATTGGGCTAGGTGTTTAAGTGGACCGATATTAATGGAGCACTGAAAAGTCAACCATCTCATTCCATGGCTGCGTGCTTCAGCATGGCCTGAGGTAGAGCTGGGCTCCTGGTTAACTTCGTGTCTAACTGTCTGTTGCTCATTGCCTAATCAACTGCAGGATGACTAGTCTGCAGGTGTGAGCTGCTGTCAACCTACTGCACACATctgcacaaaaacataaacatCTGA
Above is a genomic segment from Carassius carassius chromosome 30, fCarCar2.1, whole genome shotgun sequence containing:
- the LOC132110655 gene encoding fibroblast growth factor 8-like isoform X2, whose amino-acid sequence is MRLIPSRLSYLFLHLFAFCYYAQHVSEQSKVTDRVSRRLIRTYQLYSRTSGKHVQVLANKKINAMAEDGDSNAKLIVETDTFGSRVRIKGAETGFYICMNRRGKLIGKRNGQGKDCIFSEIVLENNYTALQNVKYEGWYMAFTRKGRPRKGSKTRQHQREVHFMKRLPKGHQIAEHRPFDFINYPFNRRTKRTRSSGER
- the LOC132110655 gene encoding fibroblast growth factor 8-like isoform X1 encodes the protein MRLIPSRLSYLFLHLFAFCYYAQVTIQSPPNFTQHVSEQSKVTDRVSRRLIRTYQLYSRTSGKHVQVLANKKINAMAEDGDSNAKLIVETDTFGSRVRIKGAETGFYICMNRRGKLIGKRNGQGKDCIFSEIVLENNYTALQNVKYEGWYMAFTRKGRPRKGSKTRQHQREVHFMKRLPKGHQIAEHRPFDFINYPFNRRTKRTRSSGER